The Solanum pennellii chromosome 11, SPENNV200 genome contains a region encoding:
- the LOC107003459 gene encoding wound-induced proteinase inhibitor 2-like, protein MAFNKVALLILFAIFAGTILLLSEVDAANACPRNCNPSIQYGRCPKSGNKKFKVGCTNCCSGTEGCNYYSANGTFICEGQTKKTIDETNKACPRNCNPRKAYSICPGNKRSEGRICTNCCAGSKGCNYYTVDGTFVCEGESKVDSS, encoded by the exons ATGGCCTTCAACAAAGTTGCCCTCCTCATTTTGTttg ctaTTTTTGCTGGaactattttacttttaagtGAGGTGGATGCAGCAAATGCTTGTCCCCGTAATTGTAATCCAAGTATTCAATATGGGAGATGCCCAAAATCtggaaacaaaaagttcaaagttGGATGCACAAATTGTTGCTCAGGCACTGAAGGTTGCAACTATTATAGTGCAAACGGAACATTCATTTGTGAAGGACAGACGAAAAAGACTATAGACGAAACAAATAAAGCTTGTCCTCGTAATTGTAATCCAAGAAAAGCGTACTCGATATGTCCAGGTAATAAAAGGAGTGAAGGTAGAATATGCACCAATTGTTGTGCAGGCAGTAAGGGTTGCAACTATTACACTGTCGATGGAACTTTTGTTTGTGAAGGAGAATCTAAAGTCGATAGCtcttaa